A stretch of DNA from Ignavibacteria bacterium:
TGAAGCTTTTCGCAATGGTAATCTGGGCATTATGGATTACTATCGAATAAAAAATATACAAGCCGACACCAATATGCGCGATTCTTTATCAAAAGGAAATAATATTGATTCAAAATAATTTTTTTTTTAATTTAAAAAATTCCTATATTTGTGCCCGCGTTTGGAGAGGTGGGTGAGTGGCTGAAACCAACAGTTTGCTAAACTGTCGTACTGGGTAACCGGTAATGGTGATGATATAAATGGTGATGGTTCTCTTTCATCACCTTTTGCTACAATTAATAAAGCTGAGGAATCAATTACTACACATGTTTACTCCAATACTGTTGACTTTGTACAAGGTCAAGATTGGGTAATTGATTCAGTAAATATTAATAATGTCAAAGTAGGTGATTTAGTAGGAAGTCCTTATTTACCTCCTTTTTGCAGAGTAAGAGATATAGATGTTCAAAATAATAAAATTTATTTTACAAAACCTGCCACTGATAC
This window harbors:
- a CDS encoding UPF0365 family protein, translated to EAFRNGNLGIMDYYRIKNIQADTNMRDSLSKGNNIDSK